In Paenibacillus algicola, a genomic segment contains:
- a CDS encoding P-loop NTPase family protein, which translates to MSWEKENGDMDPVRLVLAVQDPPYAEAVLNYVQSCDDATRLQIAAFTRLDALQQYKEKGKQHDLVVLDGAMLEAWRGLELPLIPGRWIYLSDGSIDPVAEHEVAVPKYQPIPELLSGWLARAGRSVHSSHTGRELRSGGTHVLGMVSAIGHCGKTMIAMSIARQLAELGCRVLYLNLEMLNSSEQLLSEERLQGGKSSFSRLLYDLKVLQENGEEIDLEPYIVRKEALKCDGLVGGAEVKEMLEMNADDTAALLGALQGLNRYDMIVVDNDGLNQKLLQAVTRHADELLWVLTADHTGQWKTGKWIQHLGTQEMNGTDFAAKSRFIINRYTPKLDSRKQEITADHVLPMMNSWDGSNLLEQLHTPAFQKEILKLCHELYGTAQSSGAFMDGMRGGGR; encoded by the coding sequence TTGTCTTGGGAAAAGGAGAATGGAGATATGGATCCGGTGAGGCTGGTACTGGCAGTACAGGACCCTCCATATGCAGAAGCCGTCCTAAATTATGTGCAATCCTGCGATGATGCCACTCGTTTACAGATTGCGGCATTTACTCGCTTGGATGCCCTGCAGCAGTACAAGGAAAAGGGAAAGCAGCATGATCTGGTCGTCCTGGATGGAGCTATGCTGGAGGCCTGGAGGGGCCTTGAGCTGCCTTTGATCCCGGGACGGTGGATTTACCTGAGTGACGGGAGCATCGACCCTGTGGCGGAGCATGAGGTGGCTGTACCGAAATATCAGCCGATCCCGGAGCTGCTGAGCGGATGGCTTGCTCGAGCGGGCCGAAGTGTGCACAGCAGCCATACGGGCCGGGAGCTTCGGTCTGGAGGGACCCATGTACTCGGAATGGTCTCGGCAATAGGTCATTGCGGCAAGACGATGATTGCCATGAGCATAGCGCGGCAGCTCGCGGAGCTGGGCTGCCGGGTGCTGTATCTTAATCTGGAAATGCTGAACTCCAGTGAGCAGCTGTTGTCCGAGGAACGTCTGCAGGGCGGCAAGAGCAGCTTTTCCCGGCTGCTGTACGACCTGAAGGTGCTTCAGGAGAACGGAGAAGAGATCGATCTGGAGCCGTACATTGTCAGGAAGGAAGCGTTGAAATGCGATGGACTGGTTGGCGGTGCTGAGGTGAAGGAGATGCTGGAGATGAATGCAGACGATACGGCTGCTCTGCTGGGAGCTCTGCAGGGCCTGAATCGTTATGACATGATCGTTGTTGATAACGATGGATTAAACCAGAAGCTGCTTCAGGCGGTCACCCGGCATGCGGATGAATTGCTCTGGGTCCTGACTGCGGATCATACAGGGCAATGGAAGACGGGGAAGTGGATACAGCATCTTGGCACCCAAGAGATGAACGGCACAGACTTCGCAGCGAAGAGTCGATTTATCATAAACCGCTATACGCCTAAGCTGGATTCAAGGAAGCAGGAGATAACAGCAGATCATGTTCTGCCAATGATGAACAGCTGGGACGGCAGTAACCTATTGGAGCAGCTTCATACTCCTGCCTTTCAGAAGGAGATTCTGAAGCTGTGCCATGAGCTGTATGGAACCGCTCAGTCCTCCGGAGCCTTCATGGATGGAATGCGTGGTGGCGGCAGATGA
- a CDS encoding thermonuclease family protein, whose translation MRLKLIPALLAASLLTGCGSDHAERPQVPASGQAPASSYGADKNSAPPVSGKGYETDQLDIAKAPVQLVRAVDGDTIRVEWQGQEENVRFLLIDTPETSHPQLGVQPYGPEAKDFTARMVEEADLLELEFDIGPNRDKYGRLLAYVYADGVMVQEALLHEGLARVAYIYPPNVRYVDKFNGLQQDSRNEAQGIWSVENYAQEDGFYPEHFDDTAAAEAEEPASKATPAEDKTPANGCSIKGNINSKGDKIYHTPESRYYDATDPEAWFCSEQEAEAAGFRAPKS comes from the coding sequence ATGAGATTGAAACTGATCCCTGCGCTGCTTGCAGCCTCGCTGCTGACCGGCTGCGGTAGTGACCACGCAGAACGCCCCCAAGTCCCGGCTTCCGGGCAAGCACCTGCTTCATCCTACGGGGCTGACAAGAACTCTGCACCTCCCGTCTCCGGCAAAGGATATGAAACCGACCAACTGGATATCGCTAAAGCACCGGTTCAGCTAGTTAGAGCCGTGGATGGAGATACCATCCGGGTAGAGTGGCAGGGACAAGAGGAGAATGTTCGTTTTCTTCTGATTGATACACCCGAAACCAGTCACCCTCAGCTCGGCGTACAGCCGTACGGCCCGGAAGCCAAGGACTTTACTGCCCGTATGGTAGAAGAAGCAGACCTTCTGGAGCTGGAATTTGATATTGGGCCCAACCGCGATAAATATGGACGCCTGCTCGCCTATGTCTATGCCGATGGGGTGATGGTCCAGGAAGCCCTTCTACATGAAGGTCTCGCGCGGGTCGCCTACATTTATCCACCCAATGTGCGATATGTCGATAAATTCAACGGACTTCAGCAGGACAGCCGCAATGAGGCGCAAGGCATCTGGAGTGTAGAAAATTATGCACAGGAGGACGGCTTTTATCCCGAGCACTTTGATGATACTGCAGCAGCTGAAGCTGAAGAGCCAGCATCCAAAGCCACACCAGCGGAAGACAAGACTCCGGCCAATGGCTGCAGCATTAAAGGCAATATCAACTCCAAAGGAGATAAAATCTACCACACGCCGGAATCCAGATATTATGACGCTACCGATCCGGAGGCGTGGTTCTGCAGTGAGCAGGAAGCTGAGGCTGCCGGATTTCGGGCGCCGAAGAGCTAG
- a CDS encoding thiol-disulfide oxidoreductase DCC family protein, which yields MTDHVIVLIDGVCHLCQGLTRFIIKRDPEGRFRFASQQSDIGQELLLAGGLSPELNNTVIVIEGGTYYTKSAAALRIAKRLPLPWPLFYVFVMVPPFIRNPVYQWVANNRYRWFGKSEECMIPTPEIRRRFL from the coding sequence ATGACGGATCACGTTATTGTACTGATCGATGGTGTATGCCATTTATGCCAAGGTCTTACGCGCTTTATCATCAAACGGGATCCTGAAGGGCGCTTTCGCTTTGCCTCCCAGCAGTCGGACATTGGGCAGGAGCTCCTTCTTGCGGGGGGGCTGTCTCCAGAGCTGAATAATACCGTAATTGTCATTGAAGGAGGAACCTATTATACGAAGTCCGCTGCTGCGTTGAGGATTGCAAAGCGGCTGCCGCTGCCATGGCCGCTTTTTTACGTCTTCGTGATGGTACCCCCTTTTATCAGGAATCCTGTTTACCAATGGGTCGCTAATAACCGGTATCGCTGGTTCGGAAAGTCTGAAGAGTGTATGATTCCGACTCCGGAGATCCGCCGTCGCTTTCTGTAA
- a CDS encoding zinc ribbon domain-containing protein, with protein sequence MKIEDMIAERFVCTKCKGTECKTKEVSMSGAGLSKMFDIQHNHFLFVSCMDCGYVEVFNPDILEGKKRGQLGSIFDVFFG encoded by the coding sequence ATGAAAATTGAGGATATGATTGCGGAACGTTTTGTTTGCACGAAATGTAAGGGGACCGAGTGCAAGACGAAAGAGGTATCCATGTCCGGAGCCGGCCTCAGTAAGATGTTTGATATTCAGCATAATCACTTTTTGTTCGTATCCTGTATGGACTGTGGATATGTAGAAGTGTTCAATCCGGATATTCTGGAGGGGAAAAAGCGGGGACAGCTGGGCTCCATCTTTGACGTCTTCTTTGGTTGA
- a CDS encoding organic hydroperoxide resistance protein: MQAMYTADVKVKGGRNGSLESSDGALKHNLSMPKELGGPGGDGTNPEQLFAAGYGACYESALANVARKEGVKLDNVTVHSQVMIGKDDSDGGFKLAVKLNVDMPGIDRAQAEDLAKKAHDFCPYSKATRGNIDVELNVV; the protein is encoded by the coding sequence ATGCAGGCAATGTATACAGCAGATGTGAAGGTTAAAGGCGGAAGAAACGGATCCCTGGAGTCCTCCGATGGTGCGTTAAAGCATAATCTTTCCATGCCGAAGGAGCTTGGCGGACCCGGCGGAGACGGTACGAATCCAGAGCAGCTGTTTGCGGCGGGATATGGTGCCTGCTACGAGAGTGCCTTGGCGAATGTTGCCCGAAAGGAAGGCGTCAAGCTGGACAATGTGACGGTACATTCCCAGGTTATGATTGGCAAGGATGACAGCGACGGCGGCTTCAAGCTGGCGGTGAAGCTCAATGTAGACATGCCGGGGATTGATCGTGCTCAAGCCGAGGATTTGGCCAAGAAAGCGCATGATTTCTGTCCTTATTCCAAGGCTACCCGCGGAAACATTGATGTAGAATTAAATGTAGTGTAA
- a CDS encoding helix-turn-helix domain-containing protein: protein MHSIYQRIEQLIESRGMTKKAFCEALGISTGNFGDWKRGKTTPSTNKLIEISAFFSVSLDWLIVGRGTPEGIMEEREGYEWDQAAKEKHLDGLSEKEKNFIQEYIAFTEYRKKRNKKL, encoded by the coding sequence ATGCACTCGATATATCAACGAATTGAACAGCTTATCGAAAGCCGGGGGATGACAAAAAAAGCATTTTGTGAAGCGCTGGGAATTAGTACCGGGAACTTCGGGGATTGGAAGAGGGGTAAGACGACGCCGAGCACGAATAAGCTGATTGAAATTTCAGCTTTTTTCTCTGTCAGCCTGGATTGGCTCATTGTGGGCCGCGGAACACCGGAAGGGATTATGGAAGAGCGCGAAGGTTATGAATGGGATCAGGCAGCCAAGGAGAAGCATCTGGATGGCCTGTCTGAGAAGGAGAAGAATTTCATTCAGGAATATATAGCGTTTACGGAGTACCGGAAGAAGAGGAACAAGAAGCTTTAA
- a CDS encoding S-layer homology domain-containing protein encodes MGKAKRFIGVSLTWVLVGSLVMSLVLPAAPVSAQEEMKRTEVRKTMTPPVIDGDVGEAFWSLSETLDVPLGEGLSSAAEMGFLWDNQYLYIGMKMKDDQLMSEAPGYWFQQDSVSLFFDPTLHRSAPYVNSDMQAGFVYKPNSATPDFHFGAALDDHSGKDAQQILRAIRTTGEGWSLEVAVPWSMLDMNPIQQQQLGFEATATDRYGNDASNGWVNAWSAHQSSSFWNDTSGYGILALVKDNPVSGDANPVLLEENFDSFGSGEIPYGWISDVQAGSPSFSVTEDTYGNKSMTFAGTASGKQARITAPVQWDNYSIEADVRFHSVLNAARWAALMFRAAPNGQAPYHQMAVRQNGSFEVAYRNPSNSWSVMASGSSDALELGKDYTLKVRVFGDNVKEYIKAKDEGDYKLLLDQEFTSGLLDRGKIGFQGDQSTVSFDNLKVTRIKVDDLRLAFPPTVESLTGPYTVTGSVYFSDGVEEAIVPERIQYVSSDESVLKVSGGMLYPLKAGSAVLTAVYANAEWSQEVTVEPGADGVSVTSLSHDSGYVLAEAGKEMALAELPFTAQFNDFTYGTMTGADLTWSADDSSIVVNDGKLIVQDKGVYSLTGEKDGASVSLLVVAKDEASTEYVLYENDFEQEADGDFPDGWTKVEGKTDGKAAVKDGAFVIDASSAPDNPTRVLLPEYLELFGNYDIEADVTHAAANEPTRWHSIMYRTQNRTSGSYPYYHMAVRQNAKATNGVEFAERTANNTWNVMNKGAFGETIHSDTMYRYKVAVHGVRVMQSINGQVIVNTDQAGSYLRGGIGLQANGSVMKVDHLKVTLRETELPPLPESSFVETAKADTFIALAPSVIAELQNKAQLDSYAEGSLPATLVMYVNSNLQVTDPEGKQELMSLQDALQSIGTRIMPAFYVEDSETVGRLIAHLTSIGLEDAFIVSNQPELVKEARQAYPMLRGIVDFSGWNVKSNEDLMAIRKQTTLSGAKIAMLSRDAATKDNTAYLQQRTIVVWSKEAKLQNEQDKYMDIHRMITAGVNGMITSSPSEAYRALGVYFYHTTLIRKPYMIGHRGMPSVAPENTIISNELAIEAGADYIENDIFLSKDGHLVIIHDSAVHVTTHGTGRVEDMTLEELRSLKVRQVPGAEYPEARIATLEEQIDLARERGVMIYAEIKTHNPAAVDAFVKLVKEKDAEDLFNVMSFDTNQLDRLAAQLPDMPLGLLTGGYASESRVNGAMRETLKVMQRYNSTLNTSYGGLGPKFMDAAHQRGLIISPWTFNNYDHFINIFLLGVFGITTDYAYWAKDWVISIEPENQEVIMKSGESSELSAWAESYSHERKQVNPSIVLLDDSGIVSLDQDNGSKIKAGKPGTTYVLLRYTGTIDEEKTYDIYTEPVKVKVVGGDHGDGSGTGSGGDGSDDGDGSGGGDGSSNENGGSDDGDGSSNENGGSGDDHGSTGSIVDQDNNGNPGNDDSSSDPGINDGPDSPVSENPSTGQGRAYADINDHWAFEAIMHLSAKGIMEGYDNGSFKPDQEMTRAEFVTVVSRILGLSGAPAGSVYTDVAESAWYSEHVKGMVHAGIIQGYADGTFRPDRQMTREEVWVILYRAFQNKLTQQDLTQQELNASSYSDLNEISAWAQKAISALTMIGIVNGYPDGTLKPKGTITRAEAAALLVKLVDK; translated from the coding sequence GTGGGAAAAGCAAAAAGGTTTATCGGTGTCAGCTTGACATGGGTACTGGTTGGAAGTTTAGTAATGTCCCTTGTTCTGCCTGCTGCGCCTGTGAGCGCACAGGAGGAGATGAAACGGACGGAGGTCCGGAAAACAATGACTCCTCCAGTGATTGACGGTGATGTCGGGGAAGCATTCTGGTCGTTGAGCGAAACGCTGGACGTTCCACTCGGGGAGGGCTTGTCCTCAGCGGCAGAAATGGGATTTCTCTGGGACAATCAGTATCTGTATATCGGCATGAAGATGAAGGATGATCAGCTCATGTCCGAGGCACCGGGATATTGGTTCCAGCAGGACAGCGTAAGTCTGTTTTTTGATCCAACGCTGCATAGATCTGCGCCGTATGTTAACAGCGATATGCAGGCTGGCTTTGTGTACAAGCCGAATTCTGCAACGCCAGATTTTCATTTTGGCGCAGCGCTGGACGACCATTCCGGCAAGGATGCCCAGCAAATTTTACGAGCGATCCGGACGACCGGAGAGGGGTGGTCTCTAGAGGTGGCTGTGCCTTGGAGCATGCTGGATATGAATCCGATTCAACAGCAGCAGCTTGGCTTTGAGGCGACTGCAACGGACCGTTACGGCAACGATGCTTCCAATGGATGGGTCAATGCCTGGAGTGCACATCAATCCAGCTCATTCTGGAATGATACAAGCGGCTACGGGATCCTTGCGCTGGTGAAGGACAACCCGGTGTCCGGCGATGCAAATCCGGTATTGTTAGAGGAGAATTTTGACTCTTTCGGAAGTGGTGAAATTCCATACGGATGGATATCAGATGTTCAAGCGGGAAGTCCGTCATTTTCGGTGACGGAAGATACCTATGGTAATAAAAGCATGACATTCGCGGGAACTGCTTCCGGTAAGCAGGCCAGAATTACAGCACCGGTACAATGGGATAATTACTCCATTGAGGCGGACGTTCGGTTCCACAGTGTTCTGAATGCGGCCCGCTGGGCAGCGCTGATGTTCAGAGCGGCGCCGAACGGCCAAGCGCCATACCATCAAATGGCGGTCCGCCAGAACGGAAGCTTTGAGGTAGCTTACCGCAATCCGAGTAACAGCTGGTCTGTTATGGCAAGCGGTTCCTCAGACGCTCTGGAGCTGGGAAAAGACTATACCCTGAAGGTCAGGGTGTTCGGCGATAACGTCAAAGAGTACATTAAGGCCAAGGATGAAGGAGATTACAAGCTTTTGCTTGATCAGGAGTTCACATCCGGATTGCTGGATCGTGGAAAAATCGGCTTTCAAGGAGACCAAAGCACCGTCTCGTTCGACAATTTGAAAGTAACACGGATTAAAGTCGATGATTTGCGGCTTGCATTTCCTCCAACGGTGGAGTCACTGACGGGCCCTTATACGGTCACTGGCAGTGTATATTTCTCCGATGGAGTGGAGGAAGCGATCGTGCCGGAAAGGATTCAATATGTCTCCTCCGATGAATCGGTGCTCAAGGTGAGCGGCGGCATGCTTTACCCTTTAAAGGCAGGATCTGCTGTTCTGACAGCGGTATATGCTAACGCAGAATGGTCCCAGGAAGTGACTGTAGAGCCGGGAGCTGACGGGGTCTCTGTCACTTCGCTCAGCCATGATTCGGGATATGTGCTGGCTGAAGCAGGGAAAGAGATGGCCTTGGCGGAGCTTCCGTTCACTGCCCAATTCAATGATTTTACTTATGGTACGATGACCGGAGCTGATCTGACTTGGTCGGCAGACGACTCGTCCATCGTGGTCAACGACGGCAAATTGATCGTTCAAGACAAGGGCGTGTATTCATTAACAGGGGAGAAGGACGGGGCTAGCGTTTCCCTGCTGGTTGTTGCCAAAGACGAGGCGAGTACAGAATATGTGCTTTATGAGAATGATTTCGAACAGGAGGCAGATGGAGATTTCCCTGATGGATGGACGAAAGTGGAGGGGAAAACCGACGGAAAGGCAGCGGTCAAGGATGGTGCATTTGTGATCGATGCGTCCAGCGCACCAGATAATCCGACCCGTGTCCTGCTTCCGGAGTATTTGGAGCTGTTCGGGAATTATGACATTGAGGCCGACGTAACCCATGCTGCGGCAAACGAGCCCACTCGCTGGCATTCAATCATGTATCGTACTCAAAACCGAACAAGCGGCAGCTATCCTTATTATCACATGGCGGTCCGCCAGAACGCTAAAGCAACCAATGGCGTGGAGTTTGCGGAACGTACGGCGAATAATACATGGAATGTGATGAATAAAGGGGCGTTTGGAGAAACGATCCATTCAGACACGATGTACCGTTATAAGGTTGCCGTTCATGGAGTCAGGGTCATGCAGTCGATTAATGGTCAGGTGATCGTGAACACTGATCAAGCAGGCTCTTACCTCCGGGGTGGTATCGGTCTGCAGGCCAATGGCAGTGTCATGAAGGTGGATCATCTTAAGGTAACGTTACGGGAGACAGAGCTGCCGCCGCTTCCGGAATCCAGCTTCGTAGAGACTGCCAAGGCCGATACCTTCATTGCTCTTGCTCCGTCGGTCATTGCAGAGCTTCAGAACAAGGCGCAGCTGGATTCCTACGCTGAAGGAAGCTTGCCAGCCACGCTGGTCATGTACGTGAACTCCAACCTGCAGGTTACCGATCCTGAAGGAAAACAAGAGCTTATGAGTCTACAGGATGCACTTCAATCCATAGGCACAAGAATCATGCCAGCCTTCTATGTAGAGGACTCAGAGACGGTTGGCCGGTTGATAGCCCACCTGACAAGCATCGGTCTGGAAGATGCCTTTATCGTGTCTAATCAGCCGGAACTGGTCAAGGAAGCGAGGCAGGCTTACCCGATGCTGCGGGGAATTGTGGATTTCAGCGGGTGGAATGTGAAATCCAACGAAGACTTGATGGCTATTCGCAAGCAGACAACGCTGAGCGGCGCCAAGATTGCCATGCTCTCCCGTGATGCAGCAACCAAAGACAACACCGCATATCTTCAGCAGAGAACGATAGTGGTGTGGAGCAAGGAAGCAAAGCTGCAGAATGAGCAGGATAAATATATGGATATTCACCGTATGATTACAGCAGGTGTGAACGGAATGATCACGAGCTCACCGAGCGAAGCCTATCGGGCCTTGGGGGTGTACTTCTATCACACCACCTTGATTCGTAAGCCGTATATGATCGGGCACAGAGGGATGCCATCGGTTGCTCCGGAGAATACCATCATCAGCAATGAGCTGGCGATCGAGGCTGGAGCGGATTATATTGAGAATGATATTTTTCTTTCCAAAGATGGGCATTTGGTTATTATCCACGATAGTGCTGTACATGTAACCACTCATGGAACTGGCCGGGTGGAGGATATGACTTTAGAAGAGCTGCGGAGCTTAAAGGTTCGGCAGGTGCCGGGGGCGGAGTATCCGGAAGCACGGATCGCAACACTGGAGGAGCAGATTGATTTGGCCCGGGAACGGGGTGTCATGATCTATGCAGAGATCAAGACTCATAATCCTGCAGCAGTAGATGCTTTTGTGAAGCTTGTAAAAGAGAAGGATGCAGAAGACTTGTTTAATGTCATGTCCTTCGATACGAATCAGCTGGATCGGCTTGCTGCCCAGCTTCCGGACATGCCTCTTGGCCTGTTGACTGGCGGGTATGCGAGCGAGAGTCGGGTTAATGGCGCTATGCGTGAGACTCTGAAGGTGATGCAGCGTTACAACAGCACCTTGAATACCAGCTACGGCGGATTAGGCCCTAAATTTATGGATGCTGCTCATCAGCGTGGTCTGATCATTTCACCGTGGACGTTTAACAATTATGATCATTTCATCAATATTTTTCTGCTGGGTGTGTTTGGAATTACTACAGATTATGCATACTGGGCGAAAGATTGGGTCATTTCAATAGAGCCTGAAAATCAGGAAGTCATCATGAAGTCCGGCGAGAGCTCGGAACTCTCCGCATGGGCAGAAAGCTATAGTCACGAACGAAAACAGGTAAACCCGAGTATTGTACTTCTTGATGACAGTGGTATTGTAAGCCTGGACCAGGACAATGGCAGCAAGATCAAGGCTGGGAAACCGGGTACCACTTACGTGCTGCTTCGATATACGGGAACGATTGATGAAGAGAAGACGTACGATATTTACACGGAGCCGGTGAAGGTCAAGGTTGTCGGAGGCGATCACGGTGATGGCAGCGGCACTGGCAGTGGTGGTGACGGCAGTGATGATGGAGACGGCAGTGGTGGTGGAGATGGCAGCAGTAATGAAAATGGCGGCAGTGATGATGGAGATGGCAGCAGTAATGAAAATGGCGGCAGCGGAGATGATCATGGAAGCACGGGCTCGATTGTGGACCAGGACAACAACGGAAATCCCGGTAACGATGACAGCTCCAGTGATCCTGGCATTAACGATGGTCCAGATTCGCCAGTGAGTGAAAATCCTTCAACCGGACAAGGAAGAGCCTATGCAGACATAAATGACCACTGGGCTTTTGAAGCGATCATGCATCTATCCGCTAAGGGAATTATGGAGGGCTACGATAACGGCTCCTTCAAACCGGATCAGGAGATGACCAGAGCGGAGTTCGTCACTGTTGTTTCGCGGATACTCGGATTATCTGGAGCCCCAGCAGGTTCTGTTTATACTGATGTTGCAGAGAGTGCGTGGTATTCAGAACATGTTAAAGGCATGGTTCATGCGGGAATCATACAAGGCTATGCCGATGGAACCTTCCGGCCGGATCGCCAAATGACAAGAGAAGAGGTATGGGTAATCCTGTACCGTGCTTTCCAGAATAAACTGACACAGCAAGATCTGACACAGCAAGAACTTAACGCATCGAGCTACTCGGACCTAAACGAGATCTCAGCTTGGGCTCAAAAAGCAATTTCCGCCTTGACGATGATCGGTATAGTTAACGGTTACCCGGACGGTACGCTGAAGCCAAAGGGAACCATTACCCGCGCTGAGGCTGCAGCGCTGCTTGTAAAACTGGTAGACAAGTAA
- a CDS encoding carbohydrate ABC transporter permease: MHRLLNQMVISLLALGFVMPLIWAAVTSITPSSEMLTRSNPFAVTEPTFGNYFKAWETIPFPIYYWNTIMIVLGILMVQLLTLTLAAYAFARLRFVGQGLLFVLFLVQIMVPPDILIFPNYTVMKELHLIDTKWAIMIPYWASSFGVFLLRQTFKQIPYELDEASRVDGCRWWRTLWHIYLPSARPTYIAFSLISISTHWSNFMWPLIVTDSVNNRPLTVGIAIFAQSFETGAQWGTVTAATMMVISPLLIAFFFFQRKFVESFMHAGLK; encoded by the coding sequence ATGCATCGCTTACTCAATCAAATGGTGATATCACTGCTGGCGCTTGGGTTTGTCATGCCTTTGATCTGGGCAGCCGTCACCTCCATTACGCCGTCGAGTGAGATGCTGACGCGTTCTAACCCGTTCGCCGTCACAGAACCGACCTTCGGCAACTATTTTAAGGCGTGGGAGACCATTCCTTTTCCAATTTACTATTGGAATACCATCATGATCGTGTTGGGCATTCTGATGGTTCAGCTGCTTACGCTTACGCTTGCGGCGTACGCGTTTGCCAGGCTGCGATTTGTTGGACAGGGACTGCTCTTTGTCTTGTTCCTGGTTCAGATTATGGTGCCGCCGGATATTTTGATTTTTCCCAATTATACCGTGATGAAGGAGCTTCATCTGATCGATACGAAGTGGGCGATTATGATTCCGTATTGGGCCTCTTCGTTCGGTGTGTTCCTGCTGAGACAGACCTTCAAGCAAATCCCCTATGAGCTGGATGAAGCCTCGCGGGTGGATGGGTGCAGATGGTGGCGAACCCTGTGGCACATTTATTTGCCGTCGGCACGACCGACCTACATCGCATTTTCACTGATCTCGATCAGTACGCACTGGAGCAATTTTATGTGGCCGCTAATTGTTACGGATTCTGTTAACAACCGACCGCTGACGGTCGGCATCGCCATTTTTGCCCAATCCTTTGAGACAGGGGCTCAGTGGGGGACGGTGACTGCGGCAACCATGATGGTCATTTCACCTTTGCTGATTGCATTCTTCTTTTTCCAAAGAAAATTTGTTGAGAGCTTCATGCACGCCGGCTTGAAATAG
- a CDS encoding carbohydrate ABC transporter permease: MTRSWPRRFRGYRLKDNLLAYALLFPSLLLLAVFTFYPMVKVLDWSFYETVLKERHFAGLDQYKHVLQDEVFHKVLRNNVWLALVTVPVSIWLALYMAVWVNGKLRGRSLIRAAFFYPTLIPMIAIANIWLFIYTPDYGLLDKFLGLFGIQGPGWLGEPGWVLVSMMVMLIWKEAGYFMIFFLAGLQSLPQEVYQAAQMDGAGPLRKFRAITFPLLMPTTLFVLVIATTNSFKLVDHLYIMTKGGPNNASNLLLYHIYETAFSFWDMGKASVLTVILLVMLLAVSIFYYGFLDKRIHY; this comes from the coding sequence GTGACACGCAGCTGGCCGCGTCGTTTTCGCGGATATCGTCTGAAAGACAATCTTTTGGCCTATGCTTTATTGTTTCCATCGCTACTCCTTCTGGCTGTATTTACGTTTTATCCGATGGTCAAGGTGCTGGACTGGAGTTTCTATGAGACGGTGTTAAAAGAGAGACATTTTGCGGGACTTGATCAGTATAAGCATGTCCTTCAGGATGAGGTGTTCCACAAGGTGCTCCGTAACAATGTTTGGCTCGCTCTCGTAACCGTGCCTGTTAGTATATGGCTTGCGCTATATATGGCTGTGTGGGTCAATGGGAAGCTGCGCGGGAGAAGTCTGATCCGCGCGGCATTCTTTTATCCGACACTGATTCCGATGATTGCAATCGCAAATATATGGCTCTTTATTTACACACCAGACTACGGGCTGTTGGACAAATTTCTCGGATTATTCGGCATTCAGGGTCCGGGCTGGCTGGGGGAACCGGGATGGGTGCTGGTATCCATGATGGTGATGCTGATCTGGAAGGAGGCTGGATACTTCATGATTTTCTTTCTGGCCGGACTTCAGTCGCTGCCTCAAGAGGTGTATCAGGCAGCCCAAATGGATGGAGCGGGTCCGCTTCGGAAATTTCGAGCGATCACCTTTCCACTTCTGATGCCGACGACGTTGTTCGTACTTGTGATTGCTACGACGAATTCCTTCAAGCTGGTGGATCACCTGTACATCATGACTAAGGGCGGTCCGAATAATGCGAGCAATTTGCTGCTTTATCATATTTACGAAACGGCGTTCAGCTTCTGGGATATGGGAAAAGCGTCCGTATTAACCGTCATTCTGCTCGTGATGCTGCTGGCCGTATCGATATTCTATTACGGTTTCCTTGACAAGCGGATCCACTACTGA